A window of Malania oleifera isolate guangnan ecotype guangnan chromosome 5, ASM2987363v1, whole genome shotgun sequence contains these coding sequences:
- the LOC131155283 gene encoding ricin-like yields MGVLLKKTVVPWMAVLVSWLSLSSAAAMADSVLISQREGVHDHQFNAALLLDYPKVTFTTSGVVAKNDYRQFLKSIRDQVVNPDDRRHGIPVLRNPDTVLDNQRFLLVELSNNAEDVVTLAIDVTNMYVVGYRVGGESFFFRDAPEAAFTNLFTGTNQHTLTYGSNYADLLGVAGLSDLDRLDPGLGIQPLDSAIDLLFHRSSAEGDQAKVARSLIICILMISEAVRFRYVEQQVTQAIRTQGQGTVVPNGAVVRLVRRWDRLSESIQQSDEDGSFPEVDLQRGDYTHFTVSNVMPDLVAIIGIMLYICEKPPTTQSSLLIRPIVDAYNDHTCTEEELTVRIAGRNGLCADVKGGFFNNGDPIILWPCKSNEDENQLWTMKKDGTIRSKGKCLTTYGYSAGNYVMIYDCASAVTEATHWEIWTNGTIINPKSSLVLSAESGNSDTTLTVQVNNYSSRQGWLATIDSNPFVRTIVGFQDLCMQANGNAVWLEECVDQKAEQQWVLYPDRSIRPNQNRDLCLSYSENQSEDLTIVNIASCSSASSLERWIFRNDGTILNLYLGLVMDVRRSDPSLHQIIMYPSTGNPNQKWFPIF; encoded by the coding sequence ATGGGTGTTCTCTTGAAAAAAACGGTGGTGCCCTGGATGGCGGTCTTGGTGTCATGGCTTTCCTTGAGCAGTGCTGCAGCCATGGCGGACTCAGTTCTAATTTCCCAGAGAGAAGGAGTTCATGACCACCAATTCAACGCAGCACTACTCCTTGATTATCCCAAGGTGACATTCACCACCAGCGGTGTTGTCGCAAAAAATGACTACAGGCAGTTCTTGAAATCCATTCGAGATCAAGTGGTAAATCCAGATGATAGGAGACATGGAATCCCAGTACTTCGCAACCCAGACACAGTGCTTGACAACCAACGGTTTCTCCTAGTGGAACTCTCCAACAATGCAGAGGATGTTGTCACGCTGGCCATAGATGTCACCAATATGTATGTGGTGGGTTATCGAGTAGGAGGCGAGTCCTTCTTTTTTCGAGATGCTCCCGAGGCAGCATTCACCAATCTTTTCACAGGCACAAATCAACATACTCTCACGTATGGTAGCAACTATGCTGACCTCTTGGGGGTTGCAGGTTTGAGTGATCTTGACAGACTTGATCCTGGATTGGGAATCCAACCATTGGATTCAGCCATTGATTTGTTGTTCCATAGGTCCAGCGCCGAGGGGGACCAAGCAAAGGTGGCTCGTTCTCTTATAATTTGCATTTTGATGATTTCAGAGGCAGTGAGGTTTCGATATGTGGAGCAACAAGTAACCCAAGCCATTAGAACCCAAGGTCAAGGGACCGTTGTCCCAAATGGTGCTGTGGTCCGCCTCGTGCGGCGTTGGGATCGCCTCTCTGAATCCATTCAACAGTCCGACGAAGATGGGTCCTTTCCAGAAGTTGATTTACAGAGAGGTGATTATACACATTTCACAGTGAGCAATGTGATGCCTGACCTAGTTGCCATCATTGGGATCATGTTGTACATTTGTGAAAAACCACCAACAACTCAATCTTCCCTTCTCATAAGGCCTATTGTGGATGCATATAATGATCATACTTGCACAGAAGAAGAGCTCACGGTGCGCATCGCAGGTCGAAATGGGTTGTGCGCAGACGTGAAGGGTGGGTTTTTCAACAATGGCGACCCGATAATTTTGTGGCCGTGTAAATCCAATGAAGACGAGAATCAATTGTGGACCATGAAAAAAGACGGGACTATTCGATCTAAAGGCAAGTGCTTGACTACTTATGGGTATAGTGCAGGAAATTATGTCATGATATACGATTGTGCTAGTGCCGTAACTGAAGCTACTCATTGGGAAATTTGGACCAACGGAACCATCATAAATCCCAAATCGTCACTTGTTTTAAGTGCAGAGTCAGGAAATAGTGATACTACACTCACTGTGCAGGTCAATAATTATTCCTCTCGTCAAGGTTGGCTTGCGACCATTGATTCAAATCCTTTTGTGAGGACCATTGTTGGGTTTCAAGATCTTTGCATGCAAGCAAATGGGAATGCAGTGTGGTTAGAGGAATGTGTGGACCAAAAGGCCGAACAACAATGGGTCCTCTATCCGGATCGCTCTATAAGGCCTAATCAAAATCGAGACCTTTGTCTTTCTTACTCTGAAAATCAAAGTGAAGATCTCACTATCGTCAATATTGCAAGTTGTAGTTCCGCGTCATCTCTTGAACGATGGATATTTAGAAATGATGGCACTATTTTGAACCTATATCTTGGATTGGTGATGGATGTGAGAAGGTCTGATCCAAGTCTCCACCAAATAATTATGTACCCATCCACCGGAAATCCTAACCAAAAGTGGTTTCCAATATTTTGA